Genomic segment of Truepera radiovictrix DSM 17093:
GGGATCGGTGCCGTCTTTGGCGATGACAAGAAAGGTCATGACCGTTCTCCTCGGGCTCGCTGTGAGCGCGTTTTCCAGGTCAGCTTACCGCGTTTTGCCCCCGCGCGCGGCGACGGCAGGGAGGATGAAAGCGATGAACTTGATATAAGTAGACTCACATCTGTTGACATAGGTTTTTAGGATTGTTATACTCTGCTTTAGCTTGAGCGCCTTGCGCACAGAAATCTGCACAGCACCGCATCGAAGCAAGGCTTTGCAAACCATCCTGAAGGAGAGAACATGGCACGAGCCGTCGGTATCGACTTAGGCACGACAAACAGCGTGATCGCCATTATGGAGGGGGGGGAGCCGACCGTTTTGGTCAACAGCGAGGGCAACCGCACGACGCCCTCGGTCGTCGCTTTCAAGGGCGACCAGCGCCTCGTCGGTCAGGTCGCTAAACGCCAAGCGGTCCTCAACCCCAAAGGCACCCTTTTCGAGGTCAAACGCTACATGGGCCGCACCTGGGACGAGGTCAAAGAGGAGGCCGAGCGTTCGCCCTACGACGTGGTGCGCGGCAGCGACGGCGGCGTCCGCTTCGTCGTCGAGGGCAAGCAGTACACCCCCGAGGAGATCTCGGCGATGGTGTTGCAAAAGCTCGTGCAAGACGCCTCCGCGACGCTCGGTGAAAAGATCACCAAGGCGGTGATCACGGTGCCGGCGTACTTTAACAACTCGCAGCGTGAGGCGACCCAGAACGCGGGGCGTATCGCTGGGCTCGAGGTCTTGCGCATCGTCAACGAACCGACCGCGGCGGCGCTCGCCTACGGCCTCGACAAAAAGGGCAACGAGACCGTCTTGGTCTTCGACCTAGGGGGTGGGACGTTTGACGTCTCGGTGCTCGAGGTCGGCGACGGCGTCTTCGAGGTGCGCTCGACGAGCGGCGACACCCACCTGGGTGGGTCGGACTTCGACTACGCGGTCGTCAACTGGCTCGCCGACGAGTTCCAGCGCGAGTACAACGTCGACCTGCGCAAAGACAAGCAGGCGTTGCAGCGCCTGTTGGAGGCGGCGGAAAAGGCCAAGATCGAGCTTTCGGGGATCCCCGAGACCACCATCAGCCTGCCCTTTATCGCCATGGATCCCGCGTCGAACGCGCCCTTGTACCTTGAAAAGCGCCTCTCGCGCGCCAAGTTCGAGGAGCTCATCGCGCCGCTCCTAAACCGCGTGCGCGGCCCCGTCGAGACGGCGCTGCGCGACGCCAAGCTCTCGAAAGACGAGATCGACGAGGTCATCTTGGTGGGCGGTTCGACCCGCGTACCGGCTGTTAAAAAGCTCGTCCAGGAGATGCTCGGCAAAGCGCCCAACCAGTCGGTCAACCCCGACGAGGTGGTCGCTTTGGGGGCGGCGGTGCAGGCGGGGGTGCTCACCGGCGACGTCGAAGACATCGTCTTGCTCGACGTGACGCCGCTGTCGTTGGGGGTCGAGACCAAAGGGGGCGTGTTCACCAAGCTCGTCGAACGCAACACCGCCATTCCGGTGCGCAAGACCGAGGTGTTTACGACCGCCGAGAACAACCAGACCGGCGTCGAGGTGCACGTCCTGCAAGGGGAGCGCGCCATGGCCGCCGACAACAAGTCGCTCGGGCGCTTTAAGCTCGACGGTATCCCGCCGATGCCGGCTGGCATGCCGCAGATCGAGATCTCGTACGACATCGACGCCAACGGCGTTTTGAAGGTCACGGCGCGCGAGAAGTCGACGGGCAAAGAGGCGAACATCACCATTCAAAACACCACCACGCTCTCCGAAGCGGAGGTCGAGCGCATGGTGCAAGACGCGGCGGCCAACGCCGAGCGCGACCGCGAGGCGCGCGAGCACGCCGAGGCGAAGAACACGCTCGACTCGCTGCGCGTCCAGGCGCAGCGGGCTGTTGACGAGTCCACCGCTGACGACGACACCAAGCAGCCCGTAAGGCGCCTTATCGCCGAGGCGCAGAGCGCCATCGACTCG
This window contains:
- the dnaK gene encoding molecular chaperone DnaK, which translates into the protein MARAVGIDLGTTNSVIAIMEGGEPTVLVNSEGNRTTPSVVAFKGDQRLVGQVAKRQAVLNPKGTLFEVKRYMGRTWDEVKEEAERSPYDVVRGSDGGVRFVVEGKQYTPEEISAMVLQKLVQDASATLGEKITKAVITVPAYFNNSQREATQNAGRIAGLEVLRIVNEPTAAALAYGLDKKGNETVLVFDLGGGTFDVSVLEVGDGVFEVRSTSGDTHLGGSDFDYAVVNWLADEFQREYNVDLRKDKQALQRLLEAAEKAKIELSGIPETTISLPFIAMDPASNAPLYLEKRLSRAKFEELIAPLLNRVRGPVETALRDAKLSKDEIDEVILVGGSTRVPAVKKLVQEMLGKAPNQSVNPDEVVALGAAVQAGVLTGDVEDIVLLDVTPLSLGVETKGGVFTKLVERNTAIPVRKTEVFTTAENNQTGVEVHVLQGERAMAADNKSLGRFKLDGIPPMPAGMPQIEISYDIDANGVLKVTAREKSTGKEANITIQNTTTLSEAEVERMVQDAAANAERDREAREHAEAKNTLDSLRVQAQRAVDESTADDDTKQPVRRLIAEAQSAIDSDAPKSRLEELGRELAEKVAQLQQAAPSQGGDGGGDQTPPKADEDVVDADFKPAG